The genome window GACGGGTAGTGGCTCTGGTCGGCTAGTTCACGGGTCAGGACGATATGGCCGTCGAGGATGGAGCGGACTGAGTCAGCCACGGGCTCGTTGAAGTCGTCGCCTTCGACTAACACGGTGTAGATGCCGGTGATGCTCCCACAGCTTGTGCGCCCGGCGCGCTCCAGGAGTCTGGGCAGGTGGGAGAAGACCGTGGGGGTGTAGCCCCGTGTGGTGGGCGGTTCGCCGGCGGCCAGGCCGACTTCCCGGGCGGCCATGGCGAAGCGGGTCACCGAGTCCATCATCAAAAGAACGTCCTTGCCCTGGTCTCTGAAGAATTCGGCCATGGCCGTTGCCGCGTAGGCGGCCCGCATCCGGACAAGGGGCCCTTGGTCCGAGGTGGCCACGACCAGGACCGAGCGGGCCAGACCCTCGGGGCCGAGGTCTTTTTCGATGAACTCGACCACCTCCCGGCCGCGCTCGCCGATGAGGCCGATGACATTGACGTCGGCGGCCGTGTACCTAGCCATCATGCCCATGAGGGTGCTCTTGCCTACGCCGGACCCAGCCATGATTCCCACCCGCTGGCCCTTGCCCAGGGTCAAAAGCCCGTTGATGGCCCGGATTCCGACATCAAGGGGGGCGTCGATGCGCGGGCGGTCCAGGGGATTGGGGGCAGGGGTATAAAGCGGGTTGTAGCGTCTGGGGGAGATGGTCACTCCGGCCTTGAAGGGCCGGCCAAAGGCGTCCACGGCGTGGCCGAGATAGCGCTGTCCGACCGGGAAGACCGGCGGGGTGCTCGTGTTGCGGATCAGGCTACCGGGCTGGATGCCCCGCATGTCTTGATGGGGCATGAACAGGACCGAGCCGTCCCTGAACCCGACGACCTCGGCACTGATGGGTGGAGCCTCTCCGTTGCCCAAGATATGGCAGACCGACCCCAAGGGGGCTTTGATGCCCTTGCCCTCGGCCACCAGTCCCACGACCTTGGAGATCTTGCCGAAGGTCTGGGCCGGGTTTAAGCCCTGAATGAGGTTCAGGGTTCCCTGGCAGTCGGGACTCACGAGTCACCTTTCAGATCGATCTGCTCGACGATGTCCCGGATGGCCCGCATCCTGGTTTCGACGCTGTTGTCGACCATGCCTTCGCAGCTCTCGACCACCAGTCCTCCGGTCTTCACCTGAGGGCTGGCCTGGACCCGCCAGGAGCCAAGATCGGGGTCGTTTTTTTGGGCCGCGGCCAGAAGATCCCTGATCAGGGCCTCGTCTTGAGGGGCGACCTGAACGGTCAGGGTCCGCTTGCAGTCCAAAAGGGTCAGGGATTCTTGGAGCAGAGCTGTCAGGACCTCCTCCCGGGATTGCTCCAGCTCGAAGGCCAGGGCCTTTTCCAGGGCGGCCCGCATGAGCAGGACGAGGTCCTGCCGGTATCGCTCCCAGAGATTCTCCAGACTCTGATCGACGCCCTTGAGGGTCTTGGCCAGGATATCCCTCTGCTCGGTCTTAAGCCTGTCGTGTTCCTGCCGGGCCTCCTTACGGCCCTGGCGCAATCCTTCCTCGGCAGCTCGGCGGCGGATGGCCACGGCCTCCTCGTTGGCCTGGGTCATGATGGCGGTAGCCTGCTCCCGGGCCCGTTCCCGGACCCGTTCCAGGAGCAGGGCCTCGGTCTCCTCGTTCCAGACCGGCCGGTCGGAATAGGTTTCGAAATCGGCGAAGCCGCGCTCCTGAAGACCGACGATGATCCTGCCCGCCGGTCGGTCGGTGGTCGTATCCCTAGACAAGGACGTCCCCTCCGCCCTTGCCGGCGATAACGATCCTCCCTTCGGCCTCCAGCCGGCGGATGACCTTGACGATGTTCTGCTGGGCGGACTCGACCTCGGAGAGCTTGACCGGTCCCATGATTTCCAGATCCTCCTTGATCATGGTCGCGGCGCGCTCGGACAGGTTGCTGAAGAACTTGTCCTTGAGTTCGTCGTCCACGGCCTTGAGGGACAGGGTCAGTTCGTCGTTACTGATCTCCTTGAGGACTTCCCGGATGGCTCGATCGTCCAGGGCCTTGATGTCGTCGAAGACGAACATGAGCTGGCGGATTTCGTCGGCCATCTGGGTGGATTCCTCCTCGATGTCGGCCAGGATCTCCTCCTCGGTGGCGTGGTCGATGGCGTTGAGGATCTCGGCCACGGCATGCACGCCTCCGACCTTTTTGCCCTCCTTACCGCCCATGGCGATGAGCTGATTCTGAAGGACCCTGTCGACTTCCATGAGCATCTCGCCGGGAACGGCTTCCAGCTTGGCCAAACGCATGAGGATGTCCGGCCTGACTCCGGACGAGAGGTTTTGAAGGAGTTCGCTGGCGCTTTCCGGCGGAAGGTGCCCGCAGATGAGGGCTAGGGTCTGGGGGTGCTCGTTGCGGAGAATCTGGGCCAGGATTTTGGGGCTGACGTTGGCCAGTTCCTTGAACGGTGTCGGGCCGACGTCGAGTTCCAGGGCGTCCATGACATACTTTGCCGTGTCCGAATCAAGATTTTGGGTCAGCAGGCGGCGGACTTGGTCCGGCCCGGCCACGAGCATGTCCCGGTTGGTGGCCATGGTCGCGTTGAACTCCTTGAGCACGGCCTCGGCATCCTCGCGGCTGATGGTGTCCATTTCGGCGATGGCCTTGGAGACCCTGGTGATCTCGTCGCGGTCCAACTGCTTGAATACGTTGGAGGCGAAGGCCTCGCCCATGGCCAACAGGAGGATGGCCGTCTTCTGCGGGCCCTTGAGATTCGATTTCGGCGGCATCTAGGCCTCTCCTTCCCGAAGCCAGTTCTTGATGATCAAAACAGCCTGCTCCATATTCTGGTCCATGTTCTGGGTGGCCAGGGATCGAGCGTCTTCGATCCTCTTGCGTTCCTCGATTTCGGCTAGATCGGCCCCTTCCAAACCCTCGGCCAGGGCCATGCGCTCTTCGGCTCCCGGCAGGCCCTCGCGCTCCTCGATTCTCTGCTCTTCGATCTTGGGCCGGATGATGGCCATGACCACTGGACGGACCACGAGAAGGAGGAAGAGAAGTACCAGCACCGAATTCAGGAGTGGCTTGCCCAGGAGCTGGAAGTAGTGGGCCGCAGTATCCATGATCCCCGGCTCGGGCATGTCCTGCGGAGAGCCGAAGGAAATGCAGGAGACCTCGATGCTGTCCCCCCGGGTCTGATCGAAGCCCACGGCCCGTTCGACCAATTGCTGAATGCGGACCAGATCCTCCTGGGGCAGGGGCGTAAACACGTCCTGACCAGTGTTGTCCTTGGCGTGCTTGCCGTCAACCAAAACAGCAACGCTCAGCTTGTTGATCTCCCCGACGGGAGCGACGATCTGCTGCTCTTCGCGATTGATCTCAAAATTGGTTGTGGACGAGGATCTGGATAGGCTTTGGGTCGTGGCGGTGGCCAGGGGATTCTCCTCCCCCTGGTATTGGGGGGTGGGCTCGTTGTTGACGTTGGCCGAGCCCAGACTGTCCTCGCTGCTCTTCTGTTCGCTGCGGACAACGGTCTTGTCCGGGTCGTACAACTCTTTGACAATGGTCCTTTTACTGAAGTCCAGAGCTGCGCTGACCTTGGCCACAACCTTGCCGGGCCCGACCAGAGGCGCGAGCATCTGCTCGATCCGCTGCTGGAGGTTGCGCTCAATGCCCATCTGGTACTCGAACTGGGTGCTGGTCAGGCCCTGGAACCCATCCTTGTCCCTTGGTTCATAGAGGACCTCGCCCTTGGTGTCGGCAATGGTGATGTGCGAAGGATTTAGGCCTTCGACACCGGTCATCAGGAGGTTGACGATGCTCTGGACCTGCTCCGGGCTCAACTTGCGGCGGCCGCTCAGACCCAGGATCACCGAGGCTGAAGGCGGGCTCTGTTCCTCGATGAACAGGGACTTGTTGGGAAGGACGAGATGGACCCGGGCCGAGGTAATGTCCGGGAATTCTATGATGGTCCTGCCGAGCTCTCCCTGAAGCGCCCGCTGGTAGTTGATTCGCTGGACGAAATCGGTCTGGCCGATGGCGTTGTTGTCAAAAATTTCGAAACCGATTCCCTGGCCGTGCATGGACCCTTGTCCTGCGATTTTCAGCCTCTGCTCGTATACCTTGTCCGTTGGGACGAGAATGGTCTTGCCGCCGTCCTCAATTTTATAGGGAACGTTGTCCTTTTTCAGGCTTTCGATGACCGCACCGGCGTCCTCGGAATAGAGGTTGGAGTAGAGGACCTTGTACTCGGTGCTGTTGAGCCAGAACAGGAGGAGGAAGAAGACGGTCAGGACGCAGAGGACCAACCCCCCGATGAGGATTTTCTGGGTCGAGGTGGATCTGGTCCACAGGCCTCCGGCCTTGGCGAGAGATTCCTGAAACTTGTTGGCCATGACGGGCTCCGGTTGTCAGTTTTCGGATGGAGGTGACAGTCGATTCAAAATCACTAGAACTGCATGTGCATGATTTCCTTGTAGCTTTCCATGACCTTGCTTCGAATGGTGGAAGTCATCTTCATGGCCATGCTGGCCTTCTGCATGGTGATCATGAGTTCATGGACGTTCTGATGCTCTCCAGCGGCGAATTCCGTAATCATGGCGTTCTTCTCGGACTGCATATCGTTGACCTTTTTCAGGGATTCCCGGAGGGTGTCGGAGAAGCTGCTGGGAGTTTCCCGTCCGGGAGTTACGGTGGGGGCCTGCGTTCGCCCGGTGACCAGGGGGTTGGTATAGGCCTTGAGAACTGAGTTGGTGACCGTCATATCGGACTCTCCTTGAGAAATGTCGTTCGGTCAGGGTTAGCGGCCGAGTTCCAGGGCTTTCTCGAACATGCCCTTGGCCGTGGAGATGCTTGTCACGCTCGCCTCGTAGGAGCGCATGGCCGTCATCATATTGGCCATTTCCTGGACGACGTTGACGTTGGGATAGTTGACGTAGCCCTCTTCGTCGGCATTGGGATGGCCCGGTTCATAGACCTTTCGAAAAGGCCGGGGATCGTCGACGACTCCCGAAACCTTGACGCCCTTGAGTTCTCGGTCCAGGGCTCCCTGCATGGCCCTGCTGAAGGGAGATTCGGTGGGGACGGCCTCGAAGTTGACCATCTTCCGCCGATAGGTCCCGCCCTCGGCCGTTTCAGTGGTATTGACGTTGGCTAGGTTCATGGAGATGACGTTGAGTAGGGTGCGCTCGGCCTTGAGGCCGGAGGCCCCTATGTCGATGGCGGTCATGAAATCCATTACTTGCCTCCTTCGGTGATGATGGTCTTCAGACCTTCAAAGTTGCTGTGAAGAATTGTGGACAGGGCCTTGTAGGCCAGCGTGTTTTTGGCCATGACGGCCATTTCCTCGTCCAGGTCCACGGTATCGGCTCCCTGGATCTTCCGGGCTCGGAGCTGGTCCAGACTTTGGGCGTTGGTCGATTTGGGATCGAAGGGCGCCGGGATGTGCTCCTGGTCGGTCCTGGCCATGGACATCCGTCCTCCGGTGTTCAGGGCGGTCTGGATTTCCTTTTCGAATTCGAGGCGTTGAGGCTTGTAGTCTTTTGTATTGATATTCGCCAGGTTGGCTGCGACGACATTTTGACGCTGCAGCCGGAAGTCCATGACCTTGGACACGACGGCAATATGGTCTGAAAATATTGATTTCATAGTTTTTTCTTCCGTTTTGTTTCTGTCCGACCCTGATTTGGGAGCCTTTTCTCGAGATGACAAAAGCAATGGCCGTTCCAAGATGACCAGATGGATCAGCCTTGCCCGCGAGACCGGGATTTTTTTTCCTCCGGTCTTGGGGGCTTCATGGCGTGCACCATGGAGGAAATCAGGCTCAGAGCCTGTTCCCGAGAGTGTACTCGAAATTGGCACCCGATTTGCTAGAATGGGAAAACGACAGCAATGCCCGACAAACGGGCCAAAAGCCAGGGAGGAAGAAATCATGAGCAGTCATCTGGATTACGAAATCAACAAGGAATTGGGCGAGTGCTACCTGTTCATGGGAGAACTCGACAAGGCCGAGGAATACTACACCAAGGCCGCAGGGAGCAATGGAATCCATCCCGATCCGTATCTGGGCCTGGCCACGGTGGCCGTGCATCGGGGAGACCTGGACAGGGCCATGGATCTCTACAAGAAGGCGGCCTCCATCCAGCCTTCGGACAAGTCCCTATCCGGAATGGGCCTGATAGAGATGGAGTACGGGATGCACACCGAGGCCTTCGAGCATTTCACTCAGGCCCTGGACTCCAACCCCGAGAACATCGTGGCCCTGTTCGGGATCATTCAATTGGGCCATGTCCTGGATCGTCTTGTCGAGGTCGTGCCCCATCTGCGCAACCATCTGGCTCTGGAGCCGGACAAGACCGAAATTCGGTACTCCCTGGCCGGGTGTCTGGTGGCCCTAGGCGACAAGGAAGCGGCCAGAAACGAACTCGAGACTATTCTTTCCAGCCATCCCGAGGATAAAAAGGCCCTTGAACTCATGGCCCAGATCTGACGGACACCTGGTCTACATCCCCTCCATCCCCTTCACCCTTCCCGGGGCCGGTTTCAAAGAGCCGGCCCCGGCTCTCATTTTTTAGCCCAGCATGGGAAGACGATAAACCGTCCGCTTGCCATGAGGCACGTTCACTCCTAGTATTCGCACGGGTCGTTTCCGGTTCGGCCGGAATAGAACCTCAATCGGGACTCGAAGACAATACAAGGAGGAAGAGCAATGAGAGTTCGTTCGTTGGCGTTAGTCGTGGCGGTGCTGGTTTGGGCTGGGTCGCTGACCGGGTGCGGTGCCTTGCTTCTCGGCGGGGCCGCGGCAGGGGGCACCTATTCGTACGTGTCCGGGAGGATGAAGGTCGATCACAGCGCAGGCCTCGACGTCACCTACGCGGCGGCCAAGGGGGCCTGTGACAAACTGAATCTGAATATCACCTCATCGAGCAAGGATCTCACCTCGGCTTCCATCGTGGCCAAGGACGGGGACCGGGAGGTCTGGATCAATCTGAAGTACAAGTCCGACACCGTGACCCATGTTGAAATCAAGGTCGGTTTGATGGGGGACGAGAACGCCTCCCACCGGATCTATCAGGCCTTCTAGCCAGCATTGGCAAACGCGAAACGCAAAC of Deltaproteobacteria bacterium contains these proteins:
- a CDS encoding tetratricopeptide repeat protein, encoding MSSHLDYEINKELGECYLFMGELDKAEEYYTKAAGSNGIHPDPYLGLATVAVHRGDLDRAMDLYKKAASIQPSDKSLSGMGLIEMEYGMHTEAFEHFTQALDSNPENIVALFGIIQLGHVLDRLVEVVPHLRNHLALEPDKTEIRYSLAGCLVALGDKEAARNELETILSSHPEDKKALELMAQI
- a CDS encoding DUF3568 family protein; amino-acid sequence: MRVRSLALVVAVLVWAGSLTGCGALLLGGAAAGGTYSYVSGRMKVDHSAGLDVTYAAAKGACDKLNLNITSSSKDLTSASIVAKDGDREVWINLKYKSDTVTHVEIKVGLMGDENASHRIYQAF
- the fliG gene encoding flagellar motor switch protein FliG, whose translation is MPPKSNLKGPQKTAILLLAMGEAFASNVFKQLDRDEITRVSKAIAEMDTISREDAEAVLKEFNATMATNRDMLVAGPDQVRRLLTQNLDSDTAKYVMDALELDVGPTPFKELANVSPKILAQILRNEHPQTLALICGHLPPESASELLQNLSSGVRPDILMRLAKLEAVPGEMLMEVDRVLQNQLIAMGGKEGKKVGGVHAVAEILNAIDHATEEEILADIEEESTQMADEIRQLMFVFDDIKALDDRAIREVLKEISNDELTLSLKAVDDELKDKFFSNLSERAATMIKEDLEIMGPVKLSEVESAQQNIVKVIRRLEAEGRIVIAGKGGGDVLV
- a CDS encoding FliI/YscN family ATPase, which translates into the protein MSPDCQGTLNLIQGLNPAQTFGKISKVVGLVAEGKGIKAPLGSVCHILGNGEAPPISAEVVGFRDGSVLFMPHQDMRGIQPGSLIRNTSTPPVFPVGQRYLGHAVDAFGRPFKAGVTISPRRYNPLYTPAPNPLDRPRIDAPLDVGIRAINGLLTLGKGQRVGIMAGSGVGKSTLMGMMARYTAADVNVIGLIGERGREVVEFIEKDLGPEGLARSVLVVATSDQGPLVRMRAAYAATAMAEFFRDQGKDVLLMMDSVTRFAMAAREVGLAAGEPPTTRGYTPTVFSHLPRLLERAGRTSCGSITGIYTVLVEGDDFNEPVADSVRSILDGHIVLTRELADQSHYPSIDILKSVSRLRPDVTPAKSLQAGQKLIQWLATYRRVEDMVNIGAYVRGSNPDIDKALDMIGPINDYLRQPVTARQTIEQSLEALAALMN
- the fliE gene encoding flagellar hook-basal body complex protein FliE; amino-acid sequence: MTVTNSVLKAYTNPLVTGRTQAPTVTPGRETPSSFSDTLRESLKKVNDMQSEKNAMITEFAAGEHQNVHELMITMQKASMAMKMTSTIRSKVMESYKEIMHMQF
- the fliF gene encoding flagellar M-ring protein FliF, whose amino-acid sequence is MANKFQESLAKAGGLWTRSTSTQKILIGGLVLCVLTVFFLLLFWLNSTEYKVLYSNLYSEDAGAVIESLKKDNVPYKIEDGGKTILVPTDKVYEQRLKIAGQGSMHGQGIGFEIFDNNAIGQTDFVQRINYQRALQGELGRTIIEFPDITSARVHLVLPNKSLFIEEQSPPSASVILGLSGRRKLSPEQVQSIVNLLMTGVEGLNPSHITIADTKGEVLYEPRDKDGFQGLTSTQFEYQMGIERNLQQRIEQMLAPLVGPGKVVAKVSAALDFSKRTIVKELYDPDKTVVRSEQKSSEDSLGSANVNNEPTPQYQGEENPLATATTQSLSRSSSTTNFEINREEQQIVAPVGEINKLSVAVLVDGKHAKDNTGQDVFTPLPQEDLVRIQQLVERAVGFDQTRGDSIEVSCISFGSPQDMPEPGIMDTAAHYFQLLGKPLLNSVLVLLFLLLVVRPVVMAIIRPKIEEQRIEEREGLPGAEERMALAEGLEGADLAEIEERKRIEDARSLATQNMDQNMEQAVLIIKNWLREGEA
- the flgC gene encoding flagellar basal body rod protein FlgC gives rise to the protein MDFMTAIDIGASGLKAERTLLNVISMNLANVNTTETAEGGTYRRKMVNFEAVPTESPFSRAMQGALDRELKGVKVSGVVDDPRPFRKVYEPGHPNADEEGYVNYPNVNVVQEMANMMTAMRSYEASVTSISTAKGMFEKALELGR
- the flgB gene encoding flagellar basal body rod protein FlgB, with amino-acid sequence MKSIFSDHIAVVSKVMDFRLQRQNVVAANLANINTKDYKPQRLEFEKEIQTALNTGGRMSMARTDQEHIPAPFDPKSTNAQSLDQLRARKIQGADTVDLDEEMAVMAKNTLAYKALSTILHSNFEGLKTIITEGGK